Proteins from a single region of Lysinibacillus sp. JNUCC-52:
- a CDS encoding methylmalonyl-CoA mutase family protein, which produces MKNIEFEKPSYSEWQDAAIKALKGKPFESLLTKTSEGVTLEPLYTQESLVAKLGDELDQQVATIRSLQNGEVFRVAQQVYAETSEAFFAQLDDSLARGNEVVTVDSRVSFEWTEEILAQLATYFSEYSFKMTVKNENDPLLAVFNNIPTEQRQDVNGFIISNNPIKLVGLPNVRTLSADTVSFHNEGANAVQELAYALAIAAKYAEQEESFEAFAQKFYVSFALDTQFFTEIAKLRAFKVLWKAFSSAYGVTENVKVPTLAETSLRSFSKLDVYVNLLRAANEALSGLIGGADVFTVHPHDALTKPTEQSVRIARNVSLVLKEETNVLKITDPAGGSYFIESLTADFVKEAWTLFLEIEAAGGIDAYTASGKLAEALEASYQARIKAAQTRKQSVIGTNIYANPADVLDSETNPLFANIKRITIPFEQLRLQMTAANVKTGILALGSLKSSKPRADFVSGFLNTVGLVPEKSEPAVTAKEALAWLEATDAKYVVIAGNDDATKEMVPAILAEKPAHVIVDIAGKFKDEEEAWLANGLNGFIFAGQNIIEKLNSVFASMKEVQR; this is translated from the coding sequence ATGAAAAATATTGAATTTGAAAAGCCGTCCTATTCAGAATGGCAAGATGCAGCAATCAAAGCTTTAAAAGGGAAACCATTCGAGTCTCTTTTAACGAAAACAAGTGAGGGTGTTACGTTAGAACCGCTTTACACGCAAGAAAGTTTAGTAGCCAAACTAGGTGATGAGCTAGATCAACAAGTTGCCACAATCCGTTCCCTACAAAATGGCGAAGTATTTCGTGTGGCACAGCAAGTTTATGCTGAAACAAGTGAAGCATTCTTCGCGCAGCTTGATGATAGCTTAGCTCGTGGCAATGAGGTAGTGACAGTTGATAGTCGTGTAAGCTTTGAATGGACTGAAGAAATATTGGCACAACTAGCTACATATTTCTCTGAATATTCGTTTAAAATGACGGTAAAAAATGAAAATGACCCTTTACTGGCAGTATTCAACAACATACCAACTGAACAACGACAAGATGTAAACGGCTTCATTATTTCTAACAATCCAATTAAGCTTGTAGGATTGCCAAATGTACGTACGTTAAGTGCAGATACAGTGTCTTTCCATAATGAGGGTGCTAATGCTGTGCAAGAATTAGCATATGCACTTGCAATTGCGGCTAAATATGCAGAGCAAGAAGAAAGCTTTGAAGCTTTTGCACAAAAATTTTATGTTTCATTTGCCCTTGATACGCAATTCTTTACAGAAATCGCTAAACTACGTGCTTTTAAAGTACTTTGGAAAGCGTTCTCATCAGCTTATGGTGTGACAGAAAATGTAAAAGTTCCAACACTTGCTGAAACTTCGCTTCGAAGCTTCTCTAAATTGGATGTTTACGTAAATTTACTTCGCGCTGCAAATGAAGCGCTTTCTGGATTAATTGGCGGTGCGGATGTCTTTACAGTTCACCCACATGATGCATTAACGAAACCGACAGAGCAATCTGTACGTATAGCGCGCAATGTATCTCTAGTATTAAAAGAAGAAACAAATGTGTTAAAAATAACAGATCCTGCGGGTGGTTCATACTTCATTGAATCATTAACAGCTGACTTCGTAAAAGAAGCATGGACATTATTTTTAGAAATTGAGGCTGCTGGTGGTATAGATGCTTATACAGCTTCGGGGAAATTAGCTGAAGCGTTAGAAGCATCTTATCAAGCACGCATTAAAGCTGCACAAACACGCAAACAATCAGTTATCGGAACAAATATTTATGCAAATCCTGCAGATGTACTTGATAGCGAAACAAACCCACTATTTGCAAATATTAAGCGAATTACGATACCGTTCGAGCAACTGCGTTTACAAATGACTGCTGCCAATGTGAAAACTGGCATCTTAGCATTAGGCTCACTAAAAAGTTCTAAACCTCGTGCTGATTTTGTATCTGGTTTCTTAAATACTGTTGGTCTTGTACCCGAAAAAAGCGAACCAGCTGTAACAGCTAAGGAAGCACTTGCCTGGTTAGAAGCTACAGACGCAAAATATGTAGTTATCGCAGGTAATGATGATGCTACAAAAGAAATGGTTCCCGCAATTTTAGCTGAAAAACCAGCACACGTGATTGTAGACATTGCAGGTAAATTTAAAGACGAAGAAGAAGCTTGGTTAGCAAATGGCTTAAACGGCTTTATTTTCGCAGGACAGAACATCATTGAAAAATTAAATTCGGTGTTCGCTAGCATGAAGGAGGTCCAACGATGA
- the scpA gene encoding methylmalonyl-CoA mutase, with amino-acid sequence MSKPNFSAIEIEKVLTAEAPAASDDKFMTNEGIEIKDIYTKDDIKDVKHLDDVAGIAPNTRGPYPTMYVARPWTVRQYAGFSTAEESNAFYKRNLAMGQKGLSVAFDLATHRGYDSDHPRVTGDVGKAGVAIDSVEDMKILFDQIPLDQMSVSMTMNGAVLPILAFYIVAAEEQGVTPEQLAGTIQNDILKEYMVRNTYIYPPAMSMKIIADIFEFTAKFMPKFNSISISGYHIQEAGATNDIELAYTLADGLEYVRTGLKAGIDIDAFAPRLSFFWAIGMNYYMEVAKMRAARRIWAQMMSTFNPKNPKTLALRTHSQTSGWSLTEQDPFNNVTRTLIEANASSMGHTQSLHTNALDEAIALPTDFSARIARNTQLFLQEETAMTKVIDPWGGSYYVEKLTDEITKSAWALIEEIEELGGMAKAIETGLPKMKVEEAAAKRQAKIDSKSETIVGVNKYRLEKEEPIDILDIDNTLVRQKQIERLDAMKASRDEAEVQKHLARLTKAAQDGEENLLSIAVDAARARASLGEISDAIEVVSGRHKAIIRSISGVYSANFSDEEQITEVKNMTDEFLENEGRRPRILVAKMGQDGHDRGAKVIATGYADLGFDVDISPLFMTPEETAQMAVENDVHCIGVSSLAAGHKTLVPALVSELTKLGREDIIIIVGGVIPAQDYEFLYEAGAVAIFGPGTVIPVSAIKIIEEIYKRLGYEEVSK; translated from the coding sequence ATGAGCAAGCCAAATTTTAGTGCAATTGAAATCGAAAAAGTATTAACAGCAGAAGCTCCTGCGGCTTCAGACGACAAATTCATGACAAATGAAGGTATTGAAATTAAAGATATTTATACAAAAGATGATATTAAAGATGTAAAACACTTAGATGATGTTGCAGGTATTGCGCCAAATACACGCGGGCCATACCCTACTATGTATGTCGCTCGTCCTTGGACAGTTCGTCAATATGCAGGTTTCTCCACTGCAGAAGAATCCAATGCATTTTACAAACGTAACCTTGCAATGGGGCAAAAAGGTCTTTCAGTAGCCTTTGACTTAGCAACTCACCGTGGATATGATTCGGATCACCCACGTGTAACAGGTGATGTTGGTAAAGCAGGGGTAGCAATTGATTCAGTAGAAGATATGAAAATTTTATTCGATCAAATTCCTTTAGATCAAATGTCTGTGTCAATGACGATGAATGGTGCCGTACTTCCGATACTCGCATTCTATATCGTTGCTGCTGAAGAACAAGGTGTTACTCCAGAACAGCTTGCAGGGACAATCCAAAATGATATTTTAAAAGAATATATGGTACGTAACACGTATATTTACCCACCAGCAATGTCGATGAAAATTATTGCAGATATTTTTGAATTTACAGCTAAGTTTATGCCTAAATTTAACTCTATTTCGATCTCAGGCTATCATATTCAAGAAGCGGGTGCTACAAATGACATCGAGCTTGCGTATACATTAGCGGACGGTCTTGAATATGTTCGGACTGGTTTAAAAGCTGGTATTGATATTGATGCCTTTGCACCACGTTTATCATTCTTCTGGGCTATCGGGATGAACTATTATATGGAAGTTGCGAAAATGCGAGCTGCTCGTCGTATTTGGGCACAAATGATGTCTACGTTCAATCCAAAAAATCCAAAGACATTGGCATTACGTACACACTCACAAACATCTGGATGGTCTTTAACAGAGCAAGATCCATTCAATAATGTAACGCGTACATTAATTGAGGCGAATGCTTCATCTATGGGCCATACGCAATCTCTTCATACGAATGCACTAGACGAAGCAATTGCATTACCAACAGATTTCTCTGCACGTATTGCACGTAATACGCAACTATTCCTACAAGAAGAAACGGCTATGACAAAAGTGATTGACCCTTGGGGTGGCTCATATTATGTTGAGAAATTAACAGATGAAATCACAAAGTCTGCATGGGCGTTAATCGAAGAAATCGAAGAACTTGGTGGTATGGCAAAAGCAATCGAAACTGGCCTACCAAAAATGAAGGTTGAAGAAGCTGCGGCTAAACGTCAGGCGAAAATCGATTCTAAATCTGAAACGATTGTAGGCGTGAACAAATATCGTCTAGAAAAAGAAGAACCAATCGATATTCTTGATATCGACAACACACTTGTGCGTCAAAAACAAATTGAGCGTTTAGATGCCATGAAAGCTTCTCGTGATGAGGCAGAGGTTCAAAAACATCTTGCTCGCTTAACGAAAGCAGCACAAGATGGTGAAGAAAACTTACTTTCAATAGCAGTAGACGCTGCACGTGCTCGTGCATCGCTGGGAGAAATCTCTGACGCTATCGAGGTAGTATCTGGTCGTCATAAAGCAATCATTCGCTCTATCTCAGGTGTTTATTCTGCAAACTTCTCGGATGAAGAGCAAATTACAGAAGTAAAAAATATGACAGATGAGTTCCTTGAAAATGAAGGTCGTCGCCCACGTATTTTAGTAGCTAAAATGGGACAAGACGGGCATGATCGCGGTGCTAAAGTAATTGCAACAGGCTACGCTGACTTAGGCTTCGATGTCGATATTTCACCACTATTCATGACACCAGAAGAAACGGCGCAAATGGCTGTTGAAAATGACGTACATTGTATTGGTGTATCATCACTCGCAGCAGGACACAAAACTCTTGTGCCAGCGTTAGTTTCTGAACTGACAAAGTTGGGCCGTGAAGATATTATCATTATCGTTGGCGGCGTTATTCCAGCACAAGATTATGAATTCCTTTATGAAGCAGGGGCAGTGGCAATCTTTGGACCTGGTACAGTTATACCAGTTTCTGCAATTAAAATTATTGAGGAAATTTATAAACGTTTAGGTTACGAGGAAGTGTCTAAATAA
- the meaB gene encoding methylmalonyl Co-A mutase-associated GTPase MeaB yields MDKNKEMQESALFVMDGVEASHDGMQYGVPKKFRKKKADKLDIQELARNVRAGSRVQLSKAITLIESSNMTHKVQAQELLQELLPHTGNSVRIGITGVPGAGKSSFIEAFGTMLCEMGKKVAVLAIDPSSSLSGGSILGDKTRMEELVKKPNAFVRPSPSAGTLGGVHKKTRETMLVCEAAGYDVILIETVGVGQSETYVRGMVDFFLLLVLTGAGDELQGMKKGIMELADAIVVHKADGDNVRLAKKTVSEYKQILHFLQPATPGWMSTAMPVSSWEKKGLDKVWNTIGDFRQTVEANNYWSIRRQNQTKDWFQSMITDHLIDAFYGDPNRKEQVQLLERQILNGQLTVTQGVDRLFSDEQTQK; encoded by the coding sequence ATGGACAAAAACAAAGAGATGCAGGAAAGTGCTCTATTTGTCATGGATGGCGTGGAGGCATCTCACGATGGTATGCAATATGGTGTACCAAAAAAATTCCGAAAGAAAAAAGCTGACAAACTTGATATCCAAGAGCTTGCACGAAATGTCCGTGCAGGCTCGCGTGTACAATTGTCTAAAGCTATTACACTCATTGAAAGCTCAAATATGACTCATAAAGTACAGGCGCAAGAGCTATTACAGGAGCTTTTACCGCATACAGGCAACAGCGTCCGTATTGGTATTACGGGAGTACCAGGCGCAGGGAAAAGCTCTTTCATTGAAGCTTTCGGAACGATGTTATGTGAGATGGGTAAAAAAGTAGCAGTACTTGCAATAGACCCGAGTTCTTCGTTATCGGGGGGCAGTATTTTAGGCGATAAAACACGCATGGAAGAACTAGTGAAAAAGCCGAATGCGTTCGTTCGCCCGTCACCGTCTGCTGGTACCCTAGGGGGTGTTCATAAGAAGACGCGTGAAACGATGCTTGTCTGTGAAGCGGCTGGGTATGATGTGATTTTGATTGAGACGGTTGGTGTTGGTCAAAGTGAAACATATGTCCGAGGAATGGTTGATTTCTTCTTATTGTTAGTATTGACGGGTGCAGGAGATGAACTGCAGGGCATGAAAAAGGGCATTATGGAATTAGCAGATGCCATTGTTGTGCATAAGGCTGATGGTGATAATGTGCGACTAGCGAAAAAAACCGTTTCCGAATATAAGCAAATATTGCATTTCCTTCAACCCGCAACGCCAGGATGGATGTCTACTGCTATGCCAGTTAGTTCGTGGGAAAAAAAAGGACTCGATAAAGTATGGAATACGATCGGTGATTTTAGACAAACGGTGGAAGCGAATAATTACTGGTCCATTCGCCGTCAAAATCAAACGAAAGATTGGTTCCAATCCATGATTACAGATCATCTAATTGATGCATTTTATGGGGATCCAAACCGTAAAGAACAAGTACAGTTACTAGAGCGCCAAATTCTTAATGGACAATTGACAGTAACGCAAGGTGTAGATCGTTTATTTAGCGATGAGCAAACACAGAAATAA
- a CDS encoding dihydrolipoamide acetyltransferase family protein yields the protein MAIQNITMPQLGESVTEGTIEKWLVQPGDTVKKYDPLAEVVTDKVNAEIPSSFEGVIKELLAEEGQTLPVGAVVCSIEIAGDGELPESQPAKKSTVSSAILNAGIQKKQEAPKETTVAVSAEKPVRQQKARYSPAVLRLAQEHDIALEQVVGTGEGGRITRKDLQQLIEAGNVPTAKDAPTSEPVAAVSNQQVTPSEQAAKPVPSGQETQAGDIEIPVTNVRRAIANNMVRSAQEVPHAWMMMEVDVTDLVAYRDSIKTEFKQKEGFNITYFAFFVKAVAQALKEFPMMNSMWAGDKIIQKHDINISIAVATDDALFVPVIKHADEKSIKGIAKEIHELAQKVRAGKLTMDNIKGGTFTVNNTGAFGSMQSMGIINYPQAAILQVESIVKKPVVLPGGMFAARDIVNLCLSLDHRILDGLVCGKFLNRVKEILENTNKSSTSVY from the coding sequence ATGGCGATTCAAAACATTACGATGCCACAGCTCGGTGAAAGCGTAACAGAAGGTACAATCGAAAAATGGCTCGTGCAACCAGGTGATACAGTAAAAAAATATGATCCATTAGCAGAAGTTGTGACAGATAAAGTAAATGCAGAAATCCCATCCTCTTTTGAAGGGGTTATTAAAGAGTTACTTGCTGAGGAAGGGCAAACGTTACCTGTGGGAGCCGTTGTTTGTTCAATCGAAATTGCAGGTGACGGTGAGTTACCTGAATCTCAACCTGCGAAAAAATCAACAGTAAGTTCAGCGATTCTCAATGCTGGTATTCAGAAAAAACAAGAGGCGCCAAAGGAAACGACGGTTGCCGTTTCGGCAGAAAAACCAGTAAGACAGCAAAAAGCGCGTTACTCACCAGCCGTACTTAGACTAGCGCAAGAACATGATATTGCACTTGAGCAAGTAGTTGGGACTGGAGAGGGTGGTCGTATTACACGAAAAGACCTTCAACAATTAATTGAAGCTGGCAATGTGCCAACGGCTAAAGATGCACCAACTTCTGAGCCAGTTGCCGCTGTTAGTAACCAACAAGTCACGCCATCTGAACAAGCTGCAAAACCAGTACCATCTGGCCAAGAAACACAAGCTGGTGATATTGAAATACCAGTTACAAACGTGCGTCGTGCCATTGCTAATAATATGGTGCGTAGTGCTCAAGAAGTACCACATGCTTGGATGATGATGGAAGTGGATGTAACGGATTTAGTTGCGTATCGAGATAGCATTAAGACAGAATTCAAACAAAAAGAGGGCTTTAATATTACTTACTTTGCATTCTTTGTTAAGGCTGTTGCACAAGCATTAAAAGAGTTCCCAATGATGAATTCAATGTGGGCAGGAGATAAAATCATTCAAAAACATGATATAAATATTTCCATTGCCGTAGCAACGGATGATGCACTCTTTGTCCCTGTTATAAAACACGCGGATGAAAAGTCCATTAAAGGGATTGCTAAAGAGATTCATGAGCTTGCTCAAAAAGTTCGCGCAGGCAAACTGACGATGGATAATATTAAAGGCGGTACGTTTACGGTTAATAATACAGGTGCTTTCGGCTCTATGCAGTCAATGGGCATCATTAATTACCCGCAAGCAGCTATTCTTCAAGTGGAAAGTATTGTAAAAAAACCTGTTGTTTTACCTGGCGGAATGTTTGCTGCACGCGATATCGTAAATTTATGTTTATCTTTAGATCATCGTATACTAGATGGATTAGTTTGTGGTAAATTCCTAAATAGAGTAAAAGAAATACTCGAAAATACAAATAAATCTTCGACGTCAGTCTACTGA